The Azospirillum baldaniorum genome window below encodes:
- the rpsU gene encoding 30S ribosomal protein S21 — protein MLVQVRDNDVGGALRVLKRKMQREGLFREMKLHRRYEKPSERRARQAAESVRRRRKLLRKRLQREGY, from the coding sequence ATGCTCGTTCAGGTCCGCGACAACGATGTGGGGGGCGCTCTGCGCGTCCTGAAAAGAAAAATGCAGCGCGAAGGGCTTTTTCGTGAGATGAAGCTGCACCGGCGTTACGAAAAGCCCTCGGAGCGCCGGGCACGGCAGGCGGCGGAATCGGTCCGGCGGCGGCGAAAGCTGCTGCGCAAGCGTTTGCAGCGCGAGGGCTATTGA
- a CDS encoding sensor histidine kinase: MKIGLRTMLIACLGGVGLAFTAGTAAILQVEAGERLQRVIGGQLHLYAGQVADKLDRGMFERYRDLLVVTSLETIRATDTSRDSRRAVLQKLQDSYPDYAWIGFIRPTGLLEAATGRVYEGMDVSARGWWKQGFDRPYVGDVHDAVVLAKILYANRMEVPRFVDLAAPVRDEQGTLTGVVAAHLSWDWASEVERSVLGQISEDAEVEAMILSADGTVILGPKPLVGKPLAFASAPGRRAWVESWPDGRRFLTSVARTKGYRDYPGLGWNVVLRQPVDQAMAPVAELRNRVIAWGIAASLLAVLVGHVLATWLSAPLRAMSRAVEAAGPDGAMPVLPLTGRYTEAATLSGALHTYVSDLQEADRRLRGTVAEKTVLLREVHHRVKNNLQVIYGLMMVEMRRLPKGDLSRGRIEALAGRVTSMGRLHEQLYTSGDLMNVDFGTHLRQLCDALRELVPNEAITIHPDTDDVSCSIELATPLGLIANELVVNALKHAFPEGRGGTVTVRLRQAGDRLTMTVADDGIGCPDMPPKGGIGTTLVDALVRQVGGTITFDARPGCTATVSVPFTADANRPVAVHA, translated from the coding sequence TTGAAAATCGGCCTGAGGACGATGCTGATCGCCTGTCTGGGGGGTGTCGGGCTGGCCTTCACGGCCGGCACCGCCGCGATTCTGCAGGTCGAAGCCGGGGAACGGCTCCAGCGTGTGATCGGCGGGCAGCTGCACCTCTACGCCGGACAGGTCGCCGACAAGCTCGACCGCGGCATGTTCGAGCGCTACCGCGATCTTCTCGTCGTGACGAGTCTCGAGACGATCCGCGCGACGGACACCTCCCGCGATTCGCGGCGCGCCGTCCTTCAGAAGCTTCAGGACAGCTATCCGGACTATGCCTGGATCGGCTTTATCCGGCCGACCGGCCTTCTGGAGGCGGCGACCGGCCGCGTCTATGAAGGCATGGATGTCAGCGCGCGCGGCTGGTGGAAGCAGGGGTTCGACCGCCCCTATGTCGGCGATGTGCACGACGCGGTGGTTCTGGCCAAGATTCTTTACGCCAACCGGATGGAGGTTCCGCGTTTCGTCGATCTGGCGGCGCCGGTGCGCGACGAGCAGGGGACGCTGACCGGAGTCGTCGCCGCCCATCTGAGCTGGGATTGGGCGTCGGAGGTCGAACGCTCGGTGCTCGGCCAGATATCCGAGGACGCCGAGGTCGAGGCGATGATCCTCTCCGCCGACGGCACGGTGATTCTCGGACCCAAACCCCTGGTGGGCAAGCCGCTGGCCTTCGCGTCGGCGCCGGGGCGGCGCGCCTGGGTCGAATCCTGGCCGGACGGGCGCCGCTTCCTGACGAGCGTGGCGCGGACGAAGGGCTACCGGGATTATCCCGGGCTGGGGTGGAACGTCGTGCTCCGCCAGCCGGTCGATCAGGCGATGGCGCCGGTCGCCGAGCTGCGGAACCGGGTGATCGCCTGGGGAATCGCCGCCAGCCTGCTGGCGGTCCTCGTCGGTCACGTCCTGGCGACGTGGCTGTCGGCGCCCTTGCGCGCCATGTCCAGGGCCGTCGAGGCGGCGGGTCCGGACGGCGCGATGCCCGTCCTGCCGCTGACCGGCCGCTACACGGAGGCGGCCACGCTGTCCGGGGCGCTGCACACCTACGTGAGCGACTTGCAGGAAGCGGACCGGCGGCTCCGCGGCACCGTCGCCGAGAAGACGGTGCTTCTTCGCGAGGTCCACCACCGCGTGAAGAACAACCTGCAGGTGATCTACGGCCTGATGATGGTGGAGATGCGCCGCCTGCCCAAGGGGGACCTGTCGCGGGGCCGCATCGAGGCGCTGGCCGGGCGCGTCACCTCGATGGGGCGCCTGCACGAGCAACTCTACACCTCCGGCGACCTGATGAACGTCGATTTCGGAACGCACCTGCGCCAGCTCTGCGACGCCCTTCGGGAACTTGTTCCGAACGAGGCGATCACCATCCACCCCGACACGGACGACGTGTCCTGCTCCATCGAACTCGCCACACCGCTCGGCCTGATCGCCAACGAACTGGTCGTCAACGCGCTGAAGCACGCCTTCCCGGAGGGGCGAGGCGGGACGGTCACGGTCCGGCTGCGGCAAGCGGGCGACCGTCTGACGATGACGGTGGCCGACGACGGCATCGGCTGCCCGGACATGCCGCCCAAGGGGGGAATCGGCACGACGCTGGTCGACGCGCTGGTCCGGCAGGTCGGCGGCACCATCACCTTCGACGCGCGGCCGGGCTGCACCGCCACGGTCAGCGTTCCGTTCACCGCCGACGCGAACCGTCCCGTCGCCGTTCACGCCTGA
- a CDS encoding response regulator, giving the protein MTEPRHILLVDDEAIAIMALEHGLMDEGFRVTTAFNGQEALKIWQDDSFDALVTDLRMPVMAGDELIRNLRSEEPGLPVVVVSGYATGEISEKLKVSFSDPIAIMPKPVRVEEVSDALKRMLAIPPGA; this is encoded by the coding sequence ATGACCGAACCCCGCCACATCCTGCTGGTCGACGATGAAGCCATCGCGATCATGGCGCTGGAGCATGGCCTGATGGACGAGGGGTTCCGGGTCACCACGGCCTTCAATGGCCAGGAGGCCCTGAAGATCTGGCAGGACGATTCCTTCGACGCCCTGGTCACCGACCTCAGGATGCCGGTGATGGCCGGCGACGAGCTGATCCGCAACCTGCGGAGCGAAGAGCCCGGCCTGCCCGTGGTGGTGGTCAGCGGCTACGCCACCGGCGAGATTTCCGAAAAGCTGAAGGTGAGCTTTTCGGACCCCATCGCGATCATGCCGAAGCCGGTGCGCGTCGAGGAGGTTTCGGACGCGCTGAAGCGGATGCTGGCGATCCCCCCCGGCGCCTGA
- a CDS encoding metal-dependent hydrolase, giving the protein MDTITQMLLGATVAQAGFRRRLGRRALAVGAGIALIPDLDVAAGWIGGPFANWVHHRGLTHSILFGPIAGLLLGWLVWRWQRRRHGPDSPWGGTDALRPWVWLAILALMTHPVIDVFTSYGTQWLYPLTTTRFAINAMPIIDPIYSLILLFSLVAGVALRKRAALAQDIAGAALILVTAYTLGGWAINDRVEAIARAQTGGTAQVAAYPTLFQPLLRRVVAETPDAVLVGFHSVLGDGKIQWERFERHRSPAIAAVAATPEAEVFRWFSMDNLIWREQPLESGRTLVQALDHRYGMPGVSSLGFWGIRAVVDPAGRLVGPVETFQTPRDASGAAWQDLWVRIVGTGPADRTVRAD; this is encoded by the coding sequence ATGGACACCATCACCCAAATGCTTCTCGGGGCCACGGTCGCGCAGGCCGGCTTCCGCCGCCGGCTGGGCCGCCGCGCGCTGGCCGTCGGCGCGGGCATCGCGCTGATCCCCGACCTGGACGTGGCCGCCGGCTGGATCGGCGGCCCCTTCGCAAACTGGGTCCATCACCGCGGCCTGACCCATTCGATCCTGTTCGGCCCGATCGCCGGCCTGCTGCTCGGCTGGCTGGTCTGGCGCTGGCAGCGCCGTCGCCATGGTCCGGACAGTCCATGGGGTGGGACCGACGCGCTGCGCCCCTGGGTCTGGCTGGCCATTCTGGCGCTGATGACCCACCCGGTGATCGACGTCTTCACGTCCTACGGAACGCAGTGGCTCTATCCGCTCACCACCACGCGCTTCGCGATCAACGCGATGCCGATCATCGACCCGATCTACAGCCTGATCCTGTTGTTCTCGCTGGTGGCCGGCGTCGCGCTCCGCAAGCGGGCGGCCCTGGCGCAGGACATCGCGGGCGCGGCGCTGATCCTCGTGACGGCCTACACGCTCGGCGGCTGGGCCATCAACGACCGCGTCGAGGCGATCGCCCGGGCGCAGACCGGCGGCACGGCCCAGGTGGCGGCCTACCCGACCCTGTTCCAGCCGCTGCTGCGCCGGGTCGTGGCCGAAACCCCGGACGCGGTGCTGGTTGGCTTCCACTCCGTTCTGGGCGACGGGAAGATCCAGTGGGAGCGTTTCGAGCGGCACCGCTCCCCGGCCATCGCGGCGGTCGCGGCGACCCCGGAGGCCGAGGTCTTCCGCTGGTTCTCGATGGACAATCTGATCTGGCGCGAACAGCCGCTGGAGTCCGGCCGCACCCTGGTCCAGGCGCTCGACCATCGCTACGGCATGCCCGGCGTCTCGTCGCTCGGCTTCTGGGGCATCCGGGCGGTCGTCGACCCGGCGGGGAGGCTGGTGGGTCCGGTGGAGACCTTCCAGACCCCCCGTGACGCGTCGGGGGCGGCGTGGCAGGACCTGTGGGTCCGCATCGTCGGCACGGGTCCGGCGGACCGGACGGTCCGCGCCGACTGA
- a CDS encoding ABC transporter ATP-binding protein: MRRTEGTLEVTGLTAGYGETRIVEGLSFAVPAGGRMALLGRNGMGKTTTLATLVGQTTRHAGSIRLDGVELSGLNSSARAAAGLGYVPQTRDIFRSLTVEENLVTGLKGRPRSALEEAYALFPRLKERRGNGGGALSGGEQQMLSVARALLGRPTVLLLDEPLEGLAPVICDQLMQALAQLTVTLILVEQQVDRALDFAQSAVILERGQVVHEGAAADLRDDHALMERHLGVALAV, encoded by the coding sequence ATGCGCCGCACTGAAGGGACGCTGGAAGTCACCGGCCTGACCGCCGGCTATGGCGAGACCCGCATCGTCGAAGGGCTGTCCTTCGCCGTGCCGGCCGGCGGGCGGATGGCCCTGCTGGGCCGCAACGGCATGGGCAAGACCACGACGCTGGCCACCCTGGTCGGGCAGACGACGCGGCACGCCGGCAGCATCCGGCTGGACGGCGTCGAGCTGAGCGGCCTCAACTCCTCCGCACGGGCGGCGGCCGGGCTGGGCTACGTGCCGCAGACGCGCGACATCTTCCGCTCGCTGACGGTGGAGGAGAATCTGGTCACCGGGCTGAAGGGCCGGCCGCGCTCCGCCCTGGAGGAGGCCTACGCGCTGTTCCCCCGCCTGAAGGAGCGGCGGGGCAACGGCGGGGGCGCGCTCTCCGGCGGCGAGCAGCAGATGCTGTCCGTCGCCCGCGCGCTGCTCGGCCGGCCGACGGTGCTGCTGCTCGACGAGCCGCTGGAGGGCCTGGCCCCGGTGATCTGCGATCAGCTGATGCAGGCGCTGGCGCAGCTGACCGTCACCCTGATCCTGGTGGAGCAGCAGGTGGACCGTGCCCTGGACTTCGCGCAGAGCGCGGTGATCCTCGAACGCGGGCAGGTGGTGCATGAGGGGGCGGCCGCCGACCTGCGGGACGACCACGCCCTCATGGAGCGGCACCTCGGCGTCGCTCTGGCGGTGTAG
- a CDS encoding ABC transporter ATP-binding protein, producing the protein MTALLDVQGLSKNFDGLQVSADITLALHPGERCALIGPNGAGKTTFVNLVTGVLAPSSGTIRLAGQDVTRLSAQARVRLGLIRSFQVARLFRSMTVREHLELAVLERERKTFRLFASVRRTPGLADEVAGLLDGMGLVPMADTAVGALAYGQQRLLEIALALALKPKLLILDEPAAGVPHSESHRILDALDRLPPDLAVLMIEHDMDLVFRFAKRIVVLAQGRLLCSGTAQEITTDPRVREVYLGSRANAPH; encoded by the coding sequence ATGACCGCGCTTCTCGACGTCCAGGGGCTGAGCAAGAACTTCGACGGCCTCCAGGTGTCGGCCGACATCACGCTGGCGCTTCATCCGGGCGAGCGCTGCGCGCTGATCGGGCCGAACGGGGCGGGCAAGACGACCTTCGTCAATCTGGTGACCGGCGTGCTGGCGCCCAGCTCCGGCACCATCCGGCTGGCCGGGCAGGACGTCACCCGCTTGTCGGCGCAGGCGCGGGTGCGCCTCGGGCTGATCCGCTCCTTCCAGGTGGCCCGGCTGTTCCGTTCGATGACGGTGCGCGAGCATCTGGAGCTGGCCGTTCTGGAGCGCGAGCGGAAGACCTTCCGCCTCTTCGCCTCGGTCCGGCGCACGCCGGGTCTGGCCGACGAGGTGGCCGGCCTGCTCGACGGCATGGGGCTGGTCCCGATGGCGGACACCGCCGTCGGCGCCCTGGCCTACGGGCAGCAGCGTCTTCTGGAGATCGCGCTGGCGCTCGCCCTGAAGCCCAAGCTCCTGATCCTCGACGAGCCGGCGGCCGGCGTGCCGCATTCGGAAAGCCACCGCATCCTCGACGCTCTGGACCGCCTGCCGCCCGATCTGGCCGTGCTGATGATCGAGCACGACATGGATCTGGTGTTCCGCTTCGCCAAGCGCATCGTCGTGCTGGCGCAGGGCCGTCTGCTGTGCAGCGGCACGGCACAGGAGATCACCACCGATCCGCGCGTCCGCGAGGTCTATCTGGGGAGCCGGGCCAATGCGCCGCACTGA
- a CDS encoding branched-chain amino acid ABC transporter permease: MSGRHTGAVAIDPSPQVSAREPWFRRALGGAAFPLLAAAGLAAFWLFPNDLGLMTRIAATALYVLSLDLVLGFGGIATLGHAAMFGTGAYAAGIAAVHLVSDPLVLLAVGGLAGGLVALVTGALILHARGLTLLMLTIAVVQIVQEVVNKARDLTGGSDGLSGIEPSPLFGLFRFDMFGRTSYLFALAVLLVGFLVARRIVRSPFGLACRGVKEDPLRVAALGGSPRRYLVTLYAIAGVFAGVAGALTAVTSGIVGLDSVSFSWSAEALVMLVLGGAGRLVGAIIGTVAFMTIHHVMAAIDPFHWMLFIGLFLMGTVLFLPGGIASLADRLIKGNRA; this comes from the coding sequence ATGAGCGGACGTCACACGGGCGCGGTGGCCATCGATCCGTCTCCGCAGGTCTCCGCGCGCGAGCCCTGGTTCCGCCGGGCGCTCGGCGGGGCCGCGTTTCCGCTGCTCGCCGCCGCCGGGCTGGCCGCCTTCTGGCTGTTTCCCAACGATCTCGGCCTGATGACGCGCATCGCCGCGACGGCGCTCTACGTCCTGTCGCTCGACCTCGTGCTCGGCTTCGGCGGCATCGCCACGCTGGGGCACGCGGCGATGTTCGGCACCGGGGCCTACGCCGCCGGCATCGCCGCCGTGCATCTGGTGAGCGACCCGCTCGTCCTGCTCGCCGTCGGCGGTCTGGCCGGCGGTCTGGTCGCCCTGGTCACCGGCGCGCTGATCCTGCACGCGCGCGGCCTGACGCTGCTGATGCTGACCATCGCCGTGGTGCAGATCGTCCAGGAGGTGGTCAACAAGGCGCGCGACCTCACCGGCGGCAGCGACGGCCTGTCGGGCATCGAGCCCAGCCCGCTGTTCGGCCTGTTCCGCTTCGACATGTTCGGGCGCACCTCCTACCTGTTCGCGCTGGCGGTGCTTCTGGTCGGTTTCCTGGTGGCGCGGCGCATCGTCCGCTCGCCCTTCGGGCTGGCCTGCCGGGGGGTGAAGGAGGACCCGCTGCGCGTCGCCGCGCTGGGCGGTTCGCCGCGCCGCTATCTGGTCACGCTCTACGCCATCGCCGGGGTGTTCGCCGGTGTGGCCGGGGCGCTGACCGCGGTGACCAGCGGCATTGTCGGGCTGGACAGCGTCAGCTTCTCCTGGTCGGCGGAGGCGCTGGTCATGCTGGTGCTCGGCGGCGCCGGGCGGCTCGTCGGCGCCATCATCGGCACGGTGGCCTTCATGACCATCCATCACGTGATGGCCGCGATCGACCCCTTCCACTGGATGCTGTTCATCGGCCTGTTCCTGATGGGCACCGTGCTGTTCCTGCCGGGAGGCATCGCCTCGCTCGCCGACCGTCTCATCAAGGGGAACCGGGCATGA
- a CDS encoding branched-chain amino acid ABC transporter permease, translating into METLFGIVVDGVAYGMILFIISVGLSVTLGLMRVVNLAHGAFAMVAGYVASYAAQGLGLPYAVGLVAAILFTVLATLPLEKLLYRRIYGSANELAQVLLTIGLTFVIVAGINYLFGPTLKRIPLPDALLGTVAIGPKSIPVHRAFVIAMGAATVLGLWWLLERTDFGIKLRAAVDDPNMAAALGIRTERLYTATFALGTGLAALGGVLGAELLPLEPYYAIRYIVLFLAVVAVGGAGNILGSAAAALALGIVDTAGKYLIPSFGEFFFYAALILILFRWPHGFFQGRAA; encoded by the coding sequence ATGGAAACGCTTTTCGGCATCGTGGTGGACGGGGTCGCCTACGGGATGATCCTGTTCATCATCTCGGTCGGCCTGTCGGTCACGCTCGGCCTGATGCGCGTGGTCAACCTCGCCCACGGCGCCTTCGCCATGGTCGCCGGCTACGTCGCCTCCTACGCCGCGCAGGGGCTGGGCCTGCCCTACGCCGTGGGTCTGGTGGCGGCGATCCTGTTCACCGTGCTCGCCACGCTGCCGCTGGAGAAGCTGCTGTACCGGCGCATCTACGGCTCGGCCAACGAGCTGGCCCAGGTGCTGCTGACCATCGGCCTGACCTTCGTCATCGTCGCCGGGATCAACTACCTGTTCGGCCCGACGCTGAAGCGCATCCCGCTGCCGGACGCGCTGCTCGGCACCGTGGCGATCGGGCCGAAGTCCATCCCGGTGCACCGCGCCTTCGTCATCGCCATGGGGGCGGCGACCGTGCTGGGCCTGTGGTGGCTGCTGGAGCGCACCGATTTCGGCATCAAGCTGCGCGCCGCCGTGGACGACCCGAACATGGCCGCGGCGCTGGGCATCCGGACGGAGCGTCTCTACACCGCGACCTTCGCGCTGGGCACCGGGCTGGCGGCGCTGGGCGGTGTGCTGGGGGCGGAACTGCTGCCGCTGGAGCCCTATTACGCCATCCGCTACATCGTCCTGTTCCTGGCGGTGGTCGCCGTCGGCGGGGCGGGCAACATCCTCGGCTCGGCCGCCGCCGCCCTGGCGCTCGGCATCGTCGACACCGCCGGCAAATATCTGATCCCCAGCTTCGGCGAGTTCTTCTTCTACGCCGCGCTGATCCTGATCCTGTTCCGCTGGCCGCACGGCTTCTTCCAGGGGAGGGCGGCCTGA
- a CDS encoding ABC transporter substrate-binding protein, translating to MSGTFRKALLGTAFLCAFGVGGNAGSAWADTIKVGVIAPFSGPFATVGQTFKQAIEVYQAQHGKTVAGNTVEFVYKDLDQANPAQSKALAQELVVKEKVGYLAGFFFTPDALAVAPLIDEANIPCVIFNAATSAITEKSPRYVRTSFTLWQNTVPLAEHVAKQGIRKVATAVSDYGPGIDGETAFKQTFEKAGGKVVDSIRMPLKSTDFAPFMQRIKDSGAEAIYAFLPAGPTTLGFARAFSDTGLKAAGIKFFGPGDITQEPDLPVLGDAAVGITTTFNYSQAHESDLNRQFLAKHKELFGSSDIVTFTSVGAYDGAHVIYRMVEATGGRSDGAKAVEAVKGMAWESPRGPVRIDPESRHVTQTIYLRVTERKDGKLQNTEVAGFPDQPDYGFKAGK from the coding sequence ATGTCCGGAACATTTCGCAAGGCCCTGCTGGGCACGGCCTTCCTGTGCGCCTTCGGGGTCGGAGGCAACGCCGGTTCGGCCTGGGCCGACACGATCAAGGTCGGGGTGATCGCGCCGTTCTCCGGCCCCTTCGCCACGGTCGGCCAGACCTTCAAGCAGGCCATCGAGGTCTATCAGGCCCAGCATGGGAAGACGGTCGCCGGCAACACGGTGGAGTTCGTCTACAAGGACCTCGACCAGGCCAACCCGGCGCAGAGCAAGGCCCTGGCCCAGGAGCTGGTGGTCAAGGAGAAGGTCGGCTACCTCGCCGGCTTCTTCTTCACGCCGGACGCGCTGGCGGTCGCCCCGCTGATCGACGAGGCGAACATCCCCTGCGTGATCTTCAACGCCGCGACCTCGGCCATCACCGAGAAGTCGCCGCGCTACGTCCGCACCTCCTTCACCCTGTGGCAGAACACCGTGCCGCTGGCCGAGCACGTCGCCAAGCAGGGCATCCGCAAGGTGGCCACCGCGGTCAGCGACTACGGCCCCGGCATCGACGGCGAGACCGCCTTCAAGCAGACCTTCGAGAAGGCCGGCGGCAAGGTGGTCGACAGCATCCGCATGCCGCTGAAGTCCACCGACTTCGCCCCCTTCATGCAGCGCATCAAGGATTCCGGGGCGGAGGCGATCTACGCCTTCCTGCCCGCCGGCCCGACGACGCTGGGCTTCGCCCGGGCCTTCAGCGACACCGGCCTGAAGGCCGCGGGGATCAAGTTCTTCGGCCCCGGCGACATCACGCAGGAACCGGACCTGCCGGTGCTCGGCGACGCGGCGGTCGGCATCACCACGACCTTCAACTACAGCCAGGCCCACGAGTCCGACCTGAACCGCCAATTCCTCGCCAAGCACAAGGAGCTGTTCGGCTCGTCCGACATCGTCACCTTCACCTCGGTCGGCGCCTATGACGGCGCGCACGTCATCTACCGCATGGTCGAGGCGACGGGCGGCAGGAGCGACGGGGCGAAGGCGGTGGAGGCGGTCAAGGGGATGGCCTGGGAAAGCCCGCGCGGGCCGGTGCGGATCGACCCCGAGTCCCGCCACGTCACCCAGACCATCTACCTGCGCGTGACCGAGCGCAAGGACGGCAAATTGCAGAACACCGAGGTCGCCGGGTTCCCCGACCAGCCCGATTACGGCTTCAAGGCCGGCAAGTAG
- a CDS encoding MFS transporter has protein sequence MPTARSVDVQAFLNEHPFSRYQWLVFALCFFIVLLDGFDTAAIGYIAPSLTTEWGIARPALAPVLSAALFGLAFGALSAGPLADRFGRKAILIGSVLVIGTACLASAFSGNLDQLVMLRFVTGLGLGAAMPNAVTLMSEYCPEGRRAMVTNAMFCGFPLGAAFGGFLAAWMIPLWGWRSVLVLGGIAPLVLAAVLLVLLPESVRYMVAHNHPVERIRAVLRRISETAAGAAGFVMTEKAPATKARNGIAVVLSRGYLVGSVMLWVAYFMGLVIFYALINWMPILFKDAGLAPRDAALIAALFPLGGVGAVLSGWLMDRFNANRIIAFGFVLTYGAVYAIGQVAGNVGLLVVTVFAAGTIMNTAQTSLPALAASFYPTHGRATGVAWMLGLGRFGGIGGSFLVAELARRQLDFTSIFAIVAVPGLVAALALLVKQFVHPEDRSSGTGRTVEALGH, from the coding sequence ATGCCAACCGCGCGCAGCGTCGACGTCCAAGCCTTTCTCAACGAGCACCCTTTCTCGCGATACCAGTGGCTGGTGTTCGCGCTGTGCTTCTTCATCGTCCTTCTGGACGGCTTCGACACGGCGGCCATCGGCTACATCGCCCCGTCGCTGACGACGGAATGGGGAATCGCGCGGCCGGCGCTGGCGCCGGTGCTGAGCGCGGCGCTGTTCGGGCTGGCCTTCGGCGCCCTGTCCGCCGGGCCTCTGGCCGACCGCTTCGGCCGCAAGGCGATCCTGATCGGCTCGGTCCTGGTCATCGGCACCGCCTGTCTGGCCTCCGCCTTCTCGGGCAACCTGGACCAGCTCGTCATGCTGCGCTTCGTCACCGGCCTCGGGCTGGGGGCGGCGATGCCCAACGCCGTCACGCTGATGAGCGAGTATTGCCCCGAGGGGCGGCGGGCCATGGTCACCAACGCCATGTTCTGCGGCTTCCCGCTCGGCGCGGCCTTCGGCGGCTTCCTCGCTGCCTGGATGATCCCGCTGTGGGGCTGGCGCAGCGTGCTGGTGCTGGGCGGGATCGCGCCGCTGGTCCTGGCGGCGGTGCTGCTGGTCCTGCTGCCGGAATCGGTCCGCTACATGGTCGCCCACAACCACCCGGTGGAGCGCATCCGCGCCGTGCTGCGCCGCATCTCCGAGACGGCGGCCGGAGCGGCCGGCTTCGTGATGACCGAGAAGGCCCCGGCCACCAAGGCGCGGAACGGCATCGCGGTCGTGCTGTCCCGCGGCTATCTGGTCGGCTCGGTGATGCTGTGGGTCGCCTATTTCATGGGGCTGGTGATCTTCTACGCGCTGATCAACTGGATGCCGATCCTGTTCAAGGACGCCGGGCTGGCGCCGCGCGACGCCGCGCTGATCGCCGCGCTGTTCCCGCTGGGCGGTGTCGGGGCCGTGCTGTCGGGCTGGCTGATGGACCGCTTCAACGCCAACAGGATCATCGCCTTCGGCTTCGTGCTGACCTACGGCGCCGTCTACGCCATCGGGCAGGTGGCCGGGAACGTCGGGCTTCTGGTGGTCACGGTCTTCGCGGCGGGCACCATCATGAACACCGCCCAGACCTCGCTGCCGGCGCTGGCCGCCAGCTTCTACCCGACCCACGGACGGGCCACCGGCGTGGCGTGGATGCTGGGGCTGGGCCGCTTCGGCGGGATCGGCGGCTCGTTCCTGGTGGCCGAACTGGCGCGCCGGCAGCTCGACTTCACCAGCATCTTCGCCATCGTCGCCGTTCCGGGTCTGGTCGCCGCCCTGGCCCTGCTGGTCAAGCAGTTCGTCCATCCCGAGGACCGGTCGAGCGGCACGGGTCGGACCGTCGAAGCCCTGGGGCATTGA
- a CDS encoding Gfo/Idh/MocA family oxidoreductase, with protein MRICVAGAAGAFGVKHLEAVAAIDGVEVVSVVGGEPDDIEGFAKARGIPHWTKDLAESLERADVEAVILATPTPVHATQAIQCLEAGKHVLVEIPMADSLADAERLVAAQRTSGLVAMAGHTRRFNPSHQWIRNRVQAGELTIQQMDVQTYFFRRSNMNALGKPRTWTDHLLWHHACHTVDLFQYQTGEVASQMHALQGPAHPQLGIAMDMSIGMKVPSGAICTLSLSFNNDGPLGTFFRYICDNGTYIARYDDLYDGKDNKIDLSGLTVSTNGIELIDREFFAAIRDGREPNASVAQCLPAMRTLDRLEKSLNA; from the coding sequence ATGAGGATTTGTGTGGCCGGGGCCGCGGGCGCCTTCGGCGTGAAGCATCTGGAGGCGGTCGCCGCCATCGACGGCGTCGAGGTGGTGTCGGTGGTCGGCGGCGAGCCGGACGACATCGAGGGTTTCGCCAAGGCGCGCGGCATTCCGCATTGGACCAAGGATCTGGCCGAGAGCCTGGAGCGGGCCGACGTGGAGGCGGTGATCCTCGCCACCCCGACGCCGGTGCACGCCACCCAGGCGATCCAGTGCCTGGAAGCCGGCAAGCATGTGCTGGTGGAAATCCCCATGGCCGACAGTCTGGCCGACGCGGAGCGGCTGGTCGCGGCGCAGCGGACCAGCGGTCTGGTCGCCATGGCCGGGCACACGCGGCGCTTCAACCCCAGCCACCAGTGGATCCGCAACCGGGTCCAGGCGGGGGAGCTGACGATCCAGCAGATGGACGTGCAGACCTACTTCTTCCGCCGCTCCAACATGAACGCGCTGGGCAAGCCGCGGACCTGGACCGACCATTTGCTGTGGCACCACGCCTGCCACACGGTGGACCTGTTCCAGTACCAGACCGGCGAGGTCGCCAGCCAAATGCACGCCCTGCAGGGGCCGGCTCACCCGCAGCTCGGCATCGCCATGGACATGAGCATCGGCATGAAGGTGCCGTCCGGGGCGATCTGCACCCTGTCGCTGTCCTTCAACAACGACGGGCCGCTGGGGACCTTCTTCCGCTACATCTGCGACAACGGCACCTACATCGCCCGCTACGACGATCTGTACGACGGCAAGGACAACAAGATCGACCTCAGCGGCCTCACCGTGTCGACCAACGGCATCGAGCTGATCGACCGCGAGTTCTTTGCCGCCATCCGCGACGGGCGCGAGCCCAACGCCAGCGTGGCGCAGTGTCTGCCGGCCATGCGGACGCTCGACCGCCTGGAGAAGTCGCTGAACGCCTGA